A region from the Methanobrevibacter ruminantium genome encodes:
- a CDS encoding TlyA family RNA methyltransferase, producing the protein MKERLDKYLVSNNFVSTRTKSKELIKSNNVKVNDKIVTKASYIVKDHDKVEIIDNSSIKYVSRAGLKLEGAIGSFNLDLKDKNIMDIGSSTGGFTDCSLRHGAKRVVAIDVGTDLMADSLRNDERVELYEQLNFKNAPSGLFENIDIIVSDVSFISLKHIIDRISFEDEDFELVFLIKPQFECGKEIADKFKGIINDKEVHKDVILDIITYFKQYGYNIIDLDVSKIQGKNGNIEYLAHFKRNVESCEISIDDVVDKSFL; encoded by the coding sequence CAATAATTTTGTTTCCACTAGAACCAAATCAAAGGAATTGATCAAATCCAACAATGTGAAGGTAAATGATAAGATAGTTACAAAAGCCAGTTATATTGTAAAAGACCACGATAAAGTGGAAATAATTGACAATAGTTCCATCAAGTATGTATCAAGGGCCGGATTGAAGCTTGAAGGTGCAATAGGTTCATTTAATCTGGACTTAAAAGATAAAAACATTATGGACATTGGGTCATCAACAGGAGGATTTACCGACTGCTCCTTAAGGCATGGTGCTAAAAGGGTAGTTGCAATTGATGTAGGAACTGACTTGATGGCAGATTCATTAAGGAATGATGAAAGAGTTGAATTGTATGAGCAATTGAACTTCAAGAACGCTCCAAGCGGTCTCTTTGAAAACATTGATATAATTGTATCAGATGTGTCCTTCATTTCCTTAAAGCACATTATAGACAGAATATCCTTTGAGGATGAGGATTTCGAATTGGTATTTCTCATAAAGCCTCAATTTGAATGCGGTAAGGAAATAGCTGATAAATTCAAAGGGATTATCAATGATAAGGAAGTTCATAAGGATGTTATTCTTGATATAATTACTTATTTTAAACAATATGGTTATAATATAATTGATTTGGACGTTTCAAAAATCCAAGGGAAAAATGGGAATATAGAGTACTTAGCCCATTTCAAAAGAAATGTGGAATCCTGTGAAATTTCCATTGATGATGTTGTAGATAAATCCTTTTTATAG